The Nitrospirota bacterium DNA window TTGTGGCCCGCAGGGTGGAGGGAGTCACCTTCGGCCTGGGGGCCTCGATGCTCCTTTCCCGCGGGACGCTGGAGGACATAGGAGGCTTTGCTCCGCTTCAGGACTATCTTGCCGACGACTACCGCATCGGAAACCTCATCGCCCGGCGGGGCCTGAAGGTGAAGCTCTCCCGGTACGTGCTTGAGGACGTCGTGGGACCCATGAAGGTGAGCGAGCACGTGAGCCACCAGGTGCGGTGGACCCGCACCTACAGGGCGTCCCGGCCCGGGGGCTATGCCGCCTACGGGATAACCCATGTCCTGCCTTTTGCGTTTTTTCTTCTGGCCTTTTCCGGACCAACCCCCCTGGCCCTGGGCGCCCTGGGGCTTGCCTTCTCTGTGCGAATAGCTTTGGCCCTGGCCGTGGAGAGAACGGTCGTCCGCTCTGCCCGGTGGCTCCTCTGGCTCCCCCTGCTGCCGCTCAAGGACGTCCTGGGCTTCGGTCTCTGGGCGCACAGTTTTCTTGGAAACACGGTCTCCTGGCGCGGCCGGACGTACACCCTGCTCAAGGGAGGCAGGATTAGGGAAACCCCGAAGACGTGAAAGGCGGGGGCAGGGAGCGCGTCTTCGTATACGGCTCCTTGAAAAGGGGGTTCAGCCTTTACCATTACCTGAGGGGACCGGATGCGGCCTTCCTGGAGCCGGCCGCCATGGCCGGCTACGCACTTTACCGGACGGAGAGCGGATACCCCGGGGCGGTCCCGGACGAAGGCGGCGAGGTTTGGGGCGAGGTCTTCGAGGTTGAGCCCGCCCTGCTCGAACGCCTCGATGACTTGGAAGACGAGGGAAGGGTGTACGAGCGGGTTCTCTCCGGCCTCGTGGCGGAAGGAGGCCGGCGTTATGAGGCCTGGGTCTACGTCTACCGCAAGGGGGTCCGCGCCAAGCACCGCATTCCCTCGGGCGTGTGGACCGAAGAGGAAGAAGGGGGATGAAGAATCCGGGCCGGTTTTGTTAGAATAGTCGCTGAATTTAGAAACAGGAGTGTATTCATGGGCTTTTTAAAGAGAATCGTCGGTCGCTTTTCTTCCAACGGAGAGGCCTGCACCGGGCCGAAGCCCGGGAGGAACGAGCCCTGCTGGTGCGGCAGCGGGATGAAGTACAAGAAGTGCCATCTGGAGGAGGACACGAAGAAGGAAAGGCGCTTCTTCTCCCCTTCCTGCGGGCCGAGCTGAGGGACTTTCTGAGCTGAGTTCAGCTCTTCATCCCTACAAGAAGCCGCCTGCTCCCGGCGCCTGAGCGGTCTGCTATAATGGCGGGATGCAGGAGACCCTTCTTTCCTTCGGCCTCATCATCCTGGCGGGCGTTGCCTTCAAAGCGCTCAAGCCGGGCGGGCTGGATGCCGACACCCTGAGAAACGCCATCAACGGGGCCGTTTTGAACCTCTTTCTTCCGGCCCTCTGCATAAGCGGCATATCGCTCGCGGAAATCCACCGGGAGACCTTCCTCATACCGGCCACCGCGTGGATAACAACGCTCCTGGCCCTCGCCGTTTCCGCGGGCGTC harbors:
- the hpnI gene encoding bacteriohopanetetrol glucosamine biosynthesis glycosyltransferase HpnI codes for the protein MLLATVLLFLLVGAGTAYNLFALFAVAAFFRETEEEPLTGETPAVSILKPLKGMDPEGRENLLSFCAQDYPFYEVLMGFTDPDDEAVPLAQDIAWGGCPGRVVLSPEGSAANRKMANLAGLLDAARCPLIAVSDGDMRVDPLYLRRVVAEYEEEEGTGMVTSLYKITRPRSVGAALESLTIGLDFLPSVLVARRVEGVTFGLGASMLLSRGTLEDIGGFAPLQDYLADDYRIGNLIARRGLKVKLSRYVLEDVVGPMKVSEHVSHQVRWTRTYRASRPGGYAAYGITHVLPFAFFLLAFSGPTPLALGALGLAFSVRIALALAVERTVVRSARWLLWLPLLPLKDVLGFGLWAHSFLGNTVSWRGRTYTLLKGGRIRETPKT
- a CDS encoding gamma-glutamylcyclotransferase, with translation MKGGGRERVFVYGSLKRGFSLYHYLRGPDAAFLEPAAMAGYALYRTESGYPGAVPDEGGEVWGEVFEVEPALLERLDDLEDEGRVYERVLSGLVAEGGRRYEAWVYVYRKGVRAKHRIPSGVWTEEEEGG
- a CDS encoding SEC-C metal-binding domain-containing protein, coding for MGFLKRIVGRFSSNGEACTGPKPGRNEPCWCGSGMKYKKCHLEEDTKKERRFFSPSCGPS